The following are encoded together in the Streptomyces sp. NBC_00358 genome:
- a CDS encoding alkaline phosphatase family protein, with protein MDGGRWRRLASAVGRSITVWAASTVTMLVLAGALPDFRLQSAGGDSATRIAVTAAAGAGVFGLLSSLVWPLLVRALLLVPALVLGLLVFFLNGSLLLIALRLNPSGHGEAAPETAVVVAAVMSAVASATGAALAVRDDDAYRRRLYRLADRRRRRAAGQPGPSTHGAVFLQLDGVGHDVLLEAIGKGLMPTAARWLGGTRPTHRLTPWRTDWSSQTGASQLGILHGSNHDVPAFRWYEKDTEEVMVCNRPAGAAELQRRAVEHTGDGGLLTADGASRGNLFSGGADELALVLSVAARRGRDNRSRAGYFAYFSDPANAVRTAMSFVAEVFRETGQSTWARLKRRRPRVKRGGLYPFVRAFATVVERDVVVAAVIGDLLAGRNAVYADLVAYDEVAHHSGPRSRDTEKILQRLDRSLALIEKVAEHAPRPYRIVVLSDHGQSPGETFLARYGLSLGNLVRAGCGLPVPRKARRTHSGAEARTAVRAALRRPVEEREERLGPSGRRSEPLVLASGNLGLVSFPDVPHRMSREEIDRRHPALLSTLANHPGVGFLLVRSEEHGGLVLGAHGAEVPVDRLDDEHPGPLADFGPGAADAVRRTHSFPHTADIMVNSWYDPAEGEVLAFEEQIGSHGGLGGAQGRPFLLSPVALSTPVGPNTELALTETEFVGADTELVGAERVHDVLSRWLRECDGPQVPLPASPDEQAA; from the coding sequence GTGGACGGAGGACGGTGGCGGCGCCTCGCCAGCGCGGTGGGGCGAAGCATCACGGTGTGGGCCGCGTCCACGGTCACGATGCTCGTCCTGGCCGGCGCGCTGCCCGACTTCCGGTTGCAGTCGGCCGGCGGGGACAGCGCGACCCGGATCGCCGTCACCGCCGCGGCGGGCGCGGGCGTCTTCGGCCTTCTGTCCTCGCTGGTGTGGCCCCTGCTCGTGCGGGCCCTGCTGCTCGTCCCCGCCCTGGTTCTCGGCCTGCTCGTCTTCTTCCTGAACGGCTCGCTGCTGCTGATCGCCCTGCGGCTCAACCCCTCCGGGCACGGGGAGGCGGCCCCCGAGACCGCCGTCGTGGTGGCCGCCGTGATGTCCGCCGTCGCCTCGGCCACCGGCGCCGCTCTCGCCGTACGGGACGACGACGCGTACCGCCGCCGGCTCTACCGTCTCGCCGACCGCCGCCGCAGACGCGCCGCCGGGCAGCCCGGTCCCTCGACGCACGGTGCGGTCTTCCTCCAGCTCGACGGGGTCGGGCACGACGTCCTGCTGGAGGCGATCGGCAAGGGCCTGATGCCGACCGCGGCCCGGTGGCTGGGCGGTACCCGTCCGACCCACCGCCTCACCCCGTGGCGCACCGACTGGTCCAGCCAGACCGGCGCCAGCCAACTGGGCATCCTGCACGGCAGCAACCACGACGTCCCGGCCTTCCGGTGGTACGAGAAGGACACCGAGGAGGTCATGGTCTGCAACCGGCCGGCCGGCGCCGCCGAACTCCAGCGCCGGGCCGTCGAGCACACCGGCGACGGGGGACTGCTCACCGCCGACGGCGCGAGCCGCGGCAACCTCTTCAGCGGCGGCGCCGACGAGCTCGCCCTGGTGCTGTCCGTGGCCGCGCGCAGGGGACGGGACAACCGTTCGCGGGCGGGCTACTTCGCGTACTTCTCCGACCCGGCCAACGCCGTCCGTACGGCGATGTCGTTCGTCGCCGAGGTCTTCCGGGAGACGGGCCAGTCCACCTGGGCCCGCCTGAAGCGGCGACGGCCCCGCGTCAAGCGCGGCGGGCTGTACCCGTTCGTCCGCGCCTTCGCGACGGTCGTCGAGCGGGACGTCGTGGTCGCCGCGGTGATCGGCGACCTGCTCGCCGGGCGCAACGCGGTCTACGCGGACCTGGTGGCGTACGACGAGGTGGCGCACCACTCCGGGCCGCGGAGCCGGGACACCGAGAAGATCCTGCAGCGGCTCGACCGCTCCCTCGCGCTGATCGAGAAGGTCGCCGAGCACGCCCCGCGCCCGTACCGGATCGTCGTCCTCTCCGACCACGGCCAGAGCCCGGGTGAGACGTTCCTGGCCCGCTACGGCCTCAGCCTCGGCAATCTGGTCCGGGCCGGCTGCGGGCTGCCCGTGCCCCGCAAGGCCCGGAGGACCCACAGCGGAGCCGAGGCGCGGACCGCCGTGCGCGCCGCGCTGCGCAGGCCGGTCGAGGAGCGCGAGGAGCGGCTCGGGCCGTCCGGGCGCCGCTCCGAGCCCCTCGTCCTGGCCTCCGGCAACCTCGGTCTCGTCTCCTTCCCCGACGTTCCGCACCGGATGAGCCGGGAGGAGATCGACCGCCGCCACCCCGCGCTGCTGTCCACGCTCGCCAACCACCCCGGGGTCGGCTTCCTCCTGGTCCGCAGCGAGGAGCACGGCGGGCTCGTGCTCGGGGCGCACGGAGCCGAGGTGCCGGTGGACCGCCTCGACGACGAACACCCGGGCCCCCTCGCCGACTTCGGCCCCGGCGCCGCCGACGCCGTGCGGCGCACACACTCCTTCCCGCACACCGCCGACATCATGGTCAACTCGTGGTACGACCCCGCCGAGGGCGAAGTCCTCGCCTTCGAGGAGCAGATCGGCTCCCACGGTGGCCTCGGCGGCGCCCAGGGGCGGCCCTTCCTGCTCTCCCCGGTGGCCCTGTCGACGCCGGTCGGCCCGAACACCGAACTCGCGCTCACGGAGACCGAGTTCGTCGGCGCGGACACCGAACTCGTCGGCGCCGAGCGGGTGCACGACGTACTGAGCCGCTGGCTGCGCGAGTGCGACGGACCCCAAGTGCCTTTGCCGGCAAGCCCGGACGAGCAGGCGGCCTGA
- a CDS encoding OsmC family protein, whose amino-acid sequence MATTRTAHTVWEGNLLEGNGVVTFDSSGIGQQPVTWASRAQDANGKTSPEELIAAAHSSCFSMALSHALAGAGTPPTKLLTNADVTFQPGEGITGIHLTVEGTVPGLDNDGFVAAAEDAKKNCPVSQALTGTTITLSAKLA is encoded by the coding sequence GTGGCAACCACGCGCACCGCACACACCGTGTGGGAAGGCAACCTGCTCGAGGGCAACGGCGTCGTCACCTTCGACTCCTCCGGCATCGGCCAGCAGCCGGTGACGTGGGCGTCGCGGGCCCAGGACGCGAACGGCAAGACCAGCCCCGAGGAACTCATCGCGGCCGCCCACTCCAGCTGCTTCTCCATGGCGCTGTCGCACGCCCTCGCGGGTGCCGGCACCCCGCCCACCAAGCTCCTCACCAACGCCGACGTCACCTTCCAGCCCGGCGAGGGCATCACCGGCATCCACCTCACGGTCGAGGGCACGGTGCCGGGCCTCGACAACGACGGCTTCGTCGCCGCGGCCGAGGACGCCAAGAAGAACTGCCCGGTCAGCCAGGCCCTGACCGGTACGACGATCACCCTGTCGGCGAAGCTCGCCTGA
- a CDS encoding ATP-binding protein, translated as MQAVVTVTPARIPELLLGLATVRPVFLWGAPGIGKSSLVREFAESLGLECVSLLGTQLAPEDLIGVPQIRDGRSVFCPPQAIARDEPYCLFLDELNAATPDVQKAFYSLILDRRIGDYELPKGSIVIGAGNRSTDNALARPIASALVNRLTHVHLEASPKDWLVWAAANDIHPWVLDHLTDRPDHLWSKPPKTEEPFSTPRSWHMLSDALGSFGDAVDEQTLKVIAHGTLTPAHAVAFCGYVKIVRSRFGIEAILKGDARWPSRLEDRDLLYYLAESFRGRLVKELPAGRDHVPASARQTAYRAKSLLVQLAEISVEVAQSVIASDADGNPVLPAWFLVEAARDMPRLVQARR; from the coding sequence GTGCAGGCAGTCGTCACCGTCACTCCCGCCCGTATTCCGGAGCTGCTGCTCGGTCTCGCCACCGTGCGGCCGGTCTTCCTCTGGGGCGCCCCCGGCATCGGAAAGTCCTCCCTGGTCAGGGAGTTCGCCGAATCGCTCGGGCTGGAGTGCGTGAGCCTGCTGGGCACGCAGTTGGCACCCGAGGACCTGATCGGCGTGCCGCAGATCCGCGACGGACGCTCCGTCTTCTGCCCGCCGCAGGCCATCGCCCGTGACGAGCCGTACTGCCTCTTCCTGGACGAGCTGAACGCGGCGACCCCCGATGTGCAGAAGGCCTTCTACTCGCTGATCCTCGACCGCCGTATCGGTGACTACGAGCTGCCGAAGGGCTCCATCGTGATCGGCGCGGGCAACCGCTCGACGGACAACGCGCTGGCCCGCCCCATCGCCTCGGCACTGGTCAACCGCCTCACCCACGTCCACCTGGAGGCCTCCCCGAAGGACTGGCTGGTCTGGGCGGCCGCGAACGACATCCACCCCTGGGTGCTCGACCACCTCACCGACCGCCCCGACCACCTGTGGTCCAAGCCGCCGAAGACCGAGGAACCCTTCTCCACGCCGCGCTCCTGGCACATGCTCTCCGACGCCCTGGGCTCCTTCGGTGACGCTGTCGACGAGCAGACCCTGAAGGTGATCGCCCACGGCACGCTGACGCCGGCGCACGCCGTCGCGTTCTGCGGCTACGTCAAGATCGTGCGCAGCCGCTTCGGCATCGAGGCCATCCTCAAGGGTGACGCCCGCTGGCCCTCCCGCCTGGAGGACCGCGATCTCCTCTACTACCTGGCGGAGTCCTTCCGCGGCCGGCTCGTCAAGGAACTCCCCGCCGGCCGCGACCACGTCCCGGCGAGCGCCCGGCAGACCGCGTACCGGGCCAAGTCCCTGCTCGTCCAGCTCGCCGAGATATCCGTCGAGGTCGCCCAGAGCGTCATCGCCTCGGACGCCGACGGCAATCCCGTCCTGCCCGCGTGGTTCCTGGTGGAGGCGGCCCGGGACATGCCGCGCCTGGTGCAGGCGCGGCGGTGA
- the dnaK gene encoding molecular chaperone DnaK, producing the protein MARAVGIDLGTTNSVVAVLEGGEATVVANAEGARTTPSVVAFAKNGEVLVGEVAKRQAVTNVERTARSVKRFIGDVNWRFPEKGTIDGTRYRAQELSSRVLQKLKRDAEAYLGEDVTDAVITVPAYFDDAQRQATKEAGEIAGLKVLRIVNEPTAAALAYGLDRGEEQTVLVFDLGGGTFDVSLLEIGDGVIEVKATNGDTRLGGDDWDQRVVEHLAQRFKASHGIDLGHDKMALQRLREGAEKAKIELSSATETNVNLPYITATAEGPLHLDEKLTRAQFQELTADLLDRCKTPFHQAVKDAGVKLSAVDHVILVGGSTRMPAVTDLVKELTGRDPHKGVNPDEVVAVGAGLQAGVIRGDVKDVLLLDVTPLSLGIETKGGIMTTLIERNTTIPTRRSEIFTTAADSQPSVGIQVYQGEREIAAYNKKLGVFDLTGLPPAPRGVPQIEVAFDIDADGIMHVSAKDLATGREQKMTVTGGSALPRNDIDRLVREAEQYAEEDRRRREAAETRNHGEQLVYQTEKFVRENDERIPAETKTAVASAAAGLKRLLEDSSTDTAALRGAIEELATVSQQMGQAMYAGAQHTPSGEQPPTEQAPGEEEGVVDAEIVDEEREGNPKDGAA; encoded by the coding sequence ATGGCACGTGCGGTCGGAATCGATCTCGGTACGACGAACTCGGTGGTGGCCGTCCTGGAGGGCGGTGAGGCGACGGTCGTCGCCAACGCCGAGGGGGCACGCACCACACCCTCGGTGGTGGCCTTCGCCAAGAACGGTGAGGTGCTGGTCGGCGAGGTGGCCAAGCGGCAGGCCGTGACGAACGTGGAGCGCACGGCGCGGTCCGTGAAGCGGTTCATCGGCGATGTGAACTGGCGGTTTCCGGAGAAGGGGACCATCGACGGCACCCGCTACCGTGCGCAGGAGCTCTCCTCGCGGGTCCTGCAGAAGCTGAAGCGGGACGCCGAGGCCTATCTGGGCGAGGACGTCACGGACGCCGTGATCACGGTGCCCGCCTATTTCGACGACGCGCAGCGCCAGGCCACCAAGGAGGCGGGCGAGATCGCCGGCCTGAAGGTCTTACGGATCGTCAACGAGCCGACGGCGGCGGCCCTGGCGTACGGCCTCGACCGCGGCGAGGAGCAGACCGTCCTCGTCTTCGACCTGGGCGGCGGCACCTTCGACGTCTCGCTCCTGGAGATCGGCGACGGTGTCATCGAGGTCAAGGCGACCAACGGCGACACCCGGCTCGGCGGCGACGACTGGGACCAGCGGGTCGTCGAGCACCTCGCGCAGCGCTTCAAGGCCTCCCACGGCATCGATCTCGGCCACGACAAGATGGCGCTGCAACGGCTGCGCGAAGGCGCCGAGAAGGCGAAGATCGAGCTGTCCTCGGCCACTGAGACCAACGTCAACCTGCCCTACATCACCGCCACCGCCGAAGGCCCGCTGCACCTGGACGAGAAACTGACACGCGCTCAGTTCCAGGAACTGACGGCCGACTTGCTCGACCGCTGCAAGACCCCCTTCCACCAGGCCGTCAAGGACGCGGGCGTGAAGCTGTCCGCCGTCGACCACGTCATCCTGGTCGGCGGATCCACCCGGATGCCCGCCGTCACCGACCTGGTGAAGGAACTCACCGGCAGGGACCCGCACAAGGGCGTCAACCCCGACGAGGTCGTGGCTGTCGGCGCCGGACTCCAGGCCGGGGTGATCCGGGGGGACGTGAAGGACGTACTCCTCCTCGACGTCACCCCGCTGTCCCTCGGCATCGAGACCAAGGGCGGCATCATGACCACCCTCATCGAGCGCAACACCACGATTCCGACCCGGCGTTCGGAGATCTTCACGACGGCCGCCGACAGTCAGCCCTCGGTCGGCATACAGGTCTACCAGGGCGAGCGCGAGATCGCCGCGTACAACAAGAAGCTCGGGGTCTTCGACCTCACCGGTCTGCCGCCCGCACCGCGCGGTGTCCCGCAGATCGAGGTCGCCTTCGACATCGACGCCGACGGGATCATGCACGTCTCGGCGAAGGACCTGGCCACCGGGCGCGAGCAGAAGATGACCGTGACCGGCGGTTCGGCGCTGCCCAGGAACGACATCGACCGTCTGGTGCGCGAGGCCGAGCAGTACGCCGAGGAGGACCGGCGCCGCCGGGAGGCGGCGGAGACCCGCAACCACGGCGAGCAACTCGTCTACCAGACCGAGAAGTTCGTCCGCGAGAACGACGAGCGCATACCCGCCGAAACGAAGACCGCGGTGGCCTCCGCGGCCGCCGGACTGAAACGACTCCTGGAGGACTCCTCCACCGACACGGCCGCCCTGCGCGGTGCCATCGAGGAACTGGCCACCGTCAGCCAGCAGATGGGCCAGGCCATGTACGCGGGGGCCCAGCACACACCCTCCGGGGAGCAGCCGCCCACCGAGCAGGCCCCGGGTGAGGAAGAGGGAGTGGTGGAC
- a CDS encoding vWA domain-containing protein — protein sequence MRLARLNPALDAVGFRVCREDTCVRAPRNGLVTVDSDGTLHVHPTRRAEPAVWTWALAHAVIHLGFGHVPAAAGPREQPDRFDLAARCVVVNRFLLGFSPGPAPEDLPAAYPDGDEERLAAVWRRDGIPPRYELCGTAGGDPDQVLVPWNGWNGAAPADWQVAFAHGLTRTMSAAMDVAGGRRASMNEGPVPLRPWERALSWFVSSYPLLGGIAAGITLVADAEIARAHGISVAAVDTEAAEIYINPLRRFSDEEWRFVLAHEMLHAALRHGDRRGPRDPYLFNIAADYVINGWLCEMRIGTMPEGLLHDPELKDLSAEEVYDRIAGDLRRMRRLATPRGKGTGDILGGPLGSPRDYVDLDEFYRRGLAHGLDLHQQQERGFLPGGLVEEIRALSHPPLPWDARLARWFDEFVPRPEPLRSYARPSRRQAATPDIPRAGRWFPPEEIARCTFGVVLDTSGSMDRTLLGKALGAIASYAGARDVPAARVVFCDAAPHDAGYLPVTEIAGRVRVRGRGGTVLQPGIDLLHRADDFPPGAPVLVITDGYCDVLRVRREHAYLIPQGARLPFTARGPVFRVS from the coding sequence ATGCGGCTGGCACGGCTCAATCCGGCGCTGGACGCCGTCGGCTTCCGGGTCTGCCGGGAGGACACGTGCGTCCGGGCTCCCCGGAACGGGCTGGTGACCGTCGACTCCGACGGAACCCTGCACGTCCACCCCACCCGCCGCGCCGAACCCGCCGTCTGGACCTGGGCCTTGGCGCACGCCGTCATCCATCTGGGCTTCGGCCACGTCCCGGCCGCGGCCGGTCCGCGCGAGCAGCCGGACCGCTTCGACCTCGCCGCCCGCTGCGTCGTGGTGAACCGTTTCCTGCTCGGCTTCTCGCCCGGTCCGGCCCCCGAGGACCTCCCGGCCGCCTACCCCGACGGCGACGAGGAACGGCTCGCCGCGGTCTGGCGCCGCGACGGCATCCCGCCCCGGTACGAGCTCTGCGGCACGGCGGGCGGCGACCCGGACCAGGTGCTCGTGCCCTGGAACGGCTGGAACGGCGCCGCGCCCGCCGACTGGCAGGTGGCCTTCGCCCACGGGCTGACCCGCACCATGTCCGCCGCCATGGACGTGGCGGGCGGCCGGCGCGCCTCCATGAACGAGGGGCCCGTTCCGCTCCGGCCCTGGGAGCGGGCGCTGAGCTGGTTCGTCTCCTCCTACCCGCTGCTCGGCGGCATCGCCGCGGGCATCACCCTCGTCGCCGACGCCGAGATCGCCCGCGCCCACGGCATCTCCGTCGCCGCCGTGGACACCGAGGCGGCCGAGATCTACATCAACCCGCTGCGGCGGTTCAGCGACGAGGAATGGCGGTTCGTCCTCGCCCACGAGATGCTGCACGCCGCCCTGCGCCACGGCGACCGCCGCGGCCCCCGGGACCCGTACCTCTTCAACATCGCCGCCGACTACGTCATCAACGGCTGGCTGTGCGAGATGCGGATCGGCACGATGCCCGAGGGTCTGCTGCACGATCCCGAACTGAAGGACCTGTCCGCCGAGGAGGTCTACGACCGGATCGCCGGCGATCTGCGCCGGATGCGCCGCCTCGCCACGCCGCGCGGCAAGGGAACCGGCGACATCCTGGGCGGACCCCTCGGCTCTCCGCGCGACTACGTCGACCTCGACGAGTTCTACCGCCGGGGTCTGGCCCACGGCCTGGACCTGCACCAGCAGCAGGAGCGCGGCTTCCTGCCCGGCGGCCTGGTCGAGGAGATCCGGGCGCTCAGCCATCCACCACTGCCCTGGGACGCCCGGCTCGCCCGCTGGTTCGACGAGTTCGTGCCGCGCCCCGAGCCCCTGCGGTCGTACGCGCGTCCCTCCCGTCGGCAGGCGGCCACCCCGGACATCCCGCGTGCGGGCCGCTGGTTCCCGCCCGAGGAGATCGCCCGCTGCACGTTCGGTGTCGTGCTCGACACCTCCGGTTCCATGGACCGCACCCTGCTCGGCAAGGCGCTGGGCGCCATCGCCTCGTACGCCGGGGCCCGTGACGTACCGGCCGCCCGCGTCGTGTTCTGCGACGCCGCACCGCACGACGCGGGCTATCTGCCGGTCACGGAGATAGCCGGACGCGTGCGGGTGCGCGGTCGTGGTGGCACCGTGCTGCAGCCGGGCATCGACCTGCTGCACCGCGCCGACGACTTCCCGCCCGGCGCACCGGTCCTGGTGATCACGGACGGATACTGCGACGTTCTGCGGGTGCGGCGCGAGCACGCCTATCTGATCCCGCAGGGCGCGCGTCTCCCGTTCACCGCGCGCGGACCGGTCTTCCGGGTGAGCTGA